The following are from one region of the Bacillus methanolicus MGA3 genome:
- a CDS encoding AAA family ATPase — protein MNDLKSCLSTLERYLKARIPFISIRTSERSRALDVAGQIAHKLSIPVFFHTISQGTRDIISNRLVNDDRSIMGGLDFASQKISQQQNLTFIFTEVQDIEDDTPTARQFQDLAMMATETGGSIIVITNKPVWGPLQRLGMSITLAPPNEDEMLMIIRDQISPYRGEIPIEWGEEEEKQAAAILAGISQIEAENVIATLLANGSIKNEDLKELMHAKDRIFADISGIERVQIREDYQVGGLEGLKRWLDANEKLLTADLRDRGIRPPRGILLVGVPGCGKSLSAKAIAAQWNLPLYRLDLSTIHGQYLGQSEARLKEALATADHVAPCVLWIDEIEKGLAGAVGGGDGGTSTRMVGQFLYWLQESPARVFVVATANDVSKLPPELLRRGRFDELFFVDLPTPKEREEIIRIYINKGLKRDVSPSLLEKLVRLSDGFAGADIEAAVRDVVKQAVVKGDDSITDQTFIKYFENVVPLSQTSPEQIEQIRAWGRERAVPAGKPFDDTSVDNEQYPRKKGPRTVLV, from the coding sequence ATGAATGATTTAAAAAGCTGTTTAAGTACGTTAGAGAGATATTTAAAAGCAAGAATTCCTTTTATTTCGATTCGAACTTCCGAACGTTCAAGAGCTTTGGATGTTGCAGGACAGATTGCACATAAGCTTTCAATTCCAGTGTTTTTTCATACGATTTCTCAAGGGACGAGAGATATTATTTCAAACCGCCTTGTCAATGATGATCGCTCCATTATGGGGGGACTTGATTTTGCAAGCCAAAAAATTAGTCAACAACAAAATTTAACGTTTATTTTCACAGAGGTCCAAGATATTGAGGACGATACACCGACGGCGAGACAATTTCAAGATCTCGCAATGATGGCAACAGAAACAGGCGGTAGTATTATTGTTATAACTAATAAACCTGTTTGGGGGCCTCTACAGCGCCTCGGAATGTCGATTACGCTTGCTCCGCCGAATGAAGACGAAATGTTAATGATTATCCGGGATCAAATTTCACCATATCGCGGAGAAATCCCGATTGAGTGGGGTGAAGAGGAAGAAAAACAGGCTGCTGCCATCTTGGCCGGAATCAGCCAAATTGAAGCAGAAAACGTAATTGCTACACTTTTAGCAAATGGATCCATTAAAAATGAAGACTTAAAAGAGCTTATGCACGCGAAGGATCGTATTTTTGCTGATATTTCAGGGATTGAGAGAGTTCAAATTCGTGAAGATTATCAAGTGGGCGGTTTAGAAGGTTTGAAGCGCTGGCTGGATGCCAATGAAAAGCTGTTAACGGCAGACTTGCGCGATCGCGGGATTCGCCCTCCAAGAGGTATTTTATTAGTTGGTGTTCCTGGATGTGGAAAATCCTTATCTGCAAAAGCGATTGCTGCTCAATGGAATCTGCCATTGTACCGGCTTGATCTTTCTACGATTCACGGCCAATATTTAGGCCAAAGTGAAGCAAGATTAAAGGAAGCTTTAGCCACTGCTGATCATGTTGCACCTTGCGTACTTTGGATTGATGAAATCGAAAAAGGATTAGCGGGTGCTGTTGGAGGCGGAGATGGCGGTACGTCCACGCGTATGGTCGGTCAATTTTTATATTGGCTCCAAGAAAGCCCAGCACGTGTTTTTGTTGTTGCAACAGCGAATGATGTGTCAAAGCTTCCACCGGAGCTTCTGCGAAGAGGGCGTTTTGACGAGTTGTTCTTTGTCGATTTACCGACACCGAAAGAACGTGAAGAAATTATTCGTATTTATATCAACAAAGGCTTGAAACGAGATGTGAGTCCAAGTCTTCTCGAAAAGCTAGTACGTCTGTCTGATGGATTCGCCGGTGCTGATATTGAAGCTGCCGTTAGGGATGTTGTCAAACAAGCAGTTGTAAAAGGTGACGATTCCATTACGGACCAAACCTTTATTAAGTATTTTGAAAATGTTGTTCCTCTTTCGCAAACAAGTCCTGAGCAAATCGAACAAATTCGGGCATGGGGCCGTGAGCGGGCGGTTCCTGCCGGGAAGCCATTTGATGATACTTCGGTTGACAATGAACAATATCCAAGAAAGAAAGGACCGAGAACCGTACTTGTTTAG
- a CDS encoding YveK family protein yields the protein MEETISLRELFMTLRKRLSLILIVTLMSVMVSGVVSYFFLTPIYEASTQLLVNQAKNEQALYNYNEVQTNLQLINTYNVIIKSPAILDLVIKELHLDMTTEELNEKINVQSEKDSQVVNISVQDPDPYQAAKIANKTAEVFKREIVKIMNVDNVSILAKATVTDNQAPVKPKPLLNIAIALVVGLMTGVGLAFLLEYLDNTIKTEQDIEKLLELPVLGVIATIDEQNDSSIRSERKARYRGETVGS from the coding sequence ATGGAAGAGACAATAAGTTTAAGAGAATTATTTATGACACTAAGGAAGAGGCTAAGTTTAATCTTAATTGTCACTTTAATGTCAGTCATGGTTAGTGGAGTTGTCAGTTATTTTTTCCTAACTCCGATTTACGAGGCGTCTACACAACTCCTAGTTAACCAAGCAAAAAACGAACAGGCTTTATACAATTACAATGAAGTACAAACAAACTTGCAATTAATTAATACTTATAATGTGATCATAAAGAGTCCTGCAATATTGGATTTAGTAATTAAAGAGCTTCATTTGGACATGACTACCGAAGAACTCAATGAAAAGATAAATGTCCAAAGTGAAAAGGATTCACAGGTAGTTAATATTTCCGTACAAGATCCTGATCCTTATCAGGCTGCTAAAATTGCAAACAAAACGGCTGAAGTCTTTAAAAGAGAAATCGTTAAGATTATGAATGTAGATAACGTAAGCATTCTTGCAAAAGCTACTGTTACAGATAATCAAGCTCCTGTTAAACCAAAACCATTATTAAATATTGCCATTGCGCTAGTTGTCGGTTTGATGACAGGTGTTGGATTAGCATTTTTACTAGAATATCTGGATAACACAATAAAAACAGAACAGGATATTGAAAAATTATTGGAACTTCCAGTGCTTGGCGTCATTGCGACAATTGATGAGCAAAATGATTCAAGTATAAGATCGGAACGGAAGGCGAGATATAGAGGTGAGACAGTTGGTTCTTAA
- a CDS encoding LytR family transcriptional regulator: MRVEKRKKKKKKKRTWLRITGAVLLLLIFGAGAYGYSVYKSFTNAVEAMHHPIDRKTSEKRKEQVALEKKQPFSVLMLGVDERKGDRGRSDTIIVLTVNPNKNSVKMLSIPRDTRTEIVGKGTEDKINHAYAFGGVEMSIATVENFLDIPIDYYMQINMEGFKDILDAVGGVTVNNDLDFTYEGVHFPKGEITLNGEKALKFSRMRYDDPRGDYGRQLRQREIIQAVIKEGASLSTLTNYDEIFKALGSNVKTNLTFDEMVQIQKNYKTAGNHIEQMTIKGNGTRINGVFYLIVSDKEKQRVQSELKKHLELN, translated from the coding sequence ATGAGAGTTGAAAAGAGAAAGAAAAAGAAAAAGAAAAAGAGAACCTGGCTTCGCATTACAGGGGCCGTTCTCTTATTATTGATATTCGGAGCAGGAGCCTATGGATACTCGGTCTATAAATCGTTCACAAATGCAGTAGAAGCGATGCATCATCCAATTGACCGGAAAACATCTGAAAAGCGCAAGGAACAGGTTGCATTAGAGAAAAAGCAGCCATTCTCCGTTCTCATGTTAGGAGTCGATGAACGGAAAGGAGACCGGGGACGGTCAGATACAATAATTGTTTTAACAGTAAATCCTAATAAAAACTCAGTAAAAATGTTAAGCATCCCGCGCGACACCCGCACTGAGATTGTCGGAAAAGGAACAGAAGATAAAATTAATCACGCTTACGCGTTTGGCGGGGTTGAAATGTCAATAGCGACAGTCGAAAACTTCCTGGACATTCCAATCGATTACTATATGCAGATTAATATGGAAGGTTTTAAAGATATCTTAGATGCTGTCGGTGGAGTAACCGTTAATAATGACTTGGACTTTACGTATGAAGGAGTCCATTTTCCGAAAGGAGAAATTACCTTAAACGGTGAAAAGGCTTTAAAGTTTTCGCGGATGAGATATGATGATCCAAGGGGAGACTATGGCCGACAATTAAGGCAGCGCGAGATCATTCAAGCAGTGATTAAAGAAGGTGCAAGTTTGTCGACGTTAACCAACTATGATGAGATTTTTAAGGCGCTGGGCAGCAATGTAAAAACAAACTTAACCTTTGATGAAATGGTTCAAATTCAAAAGAATTATAAAACTGCAGGCAATCATATTGAACAAATGACGATTAAGGGCAATGGAACAAGAATAAATGGCGTTTTTTATTTAATTGTCAGCGACAAAGAAAAACAAAGAGTCCAAAGTGAATTGAAAAAACATTTAGAGTTGAATTAA
- a CDS encoding glycosyltransferase family 2 protein yields the protein MNKVEDTICAVVVTYNRKHLLVETLTAVINQSLPLSAIYIIDNASTDLTEEFLVEKKFLEKSPPSNLEESWEITNIILSYKNNLNIHYVKMPNNTGGAGGFYEGIKRAIQKGYDWVWLMDDDVIPNEDALKELLKASERLPNIGFLCSRVIGEDGSSMNVPEIDFRVGNSCYPEWGKYLEMGIVKVKSATFVSVLINTNVIRDIGLPIKEMFIWGDDTEYTTRITNKYEGYLVGTSEVLHKRKQQMVLSIVSEKEKNRIKNYYYSYRNFVYILRKHHNNKLLMKYIIRSLIDCIRCLKSDTFKIYKIFVIIKGLLSGFKFKPRTKY from the coding sequence ATGAATAAAGTAGAAGATACAATATGTGCTGTTGTAGTCACATATAATAGAAAACATCTATTAGTAGAGACTTTAACAGCGGTAATTAATCAGTCTTTACCTCTTAGTGCCATATATATTATTGATAATGCGTCAACAGATCTAACTGAAGAATTTCTTGTGGAAAAAAAGTTTTTAGAAAAAAGTCCTCCTTCTAATCTAGAGGAGTCTTGGGAAATCACAAATATCATCTTAAGTTATAAGAACAACTTAAATATTCACTATGTAAAAATGCCAAATAATACAGGCGGTGCTGGTGGATTTTATGAGGGAATTAAAAGAGCTATACAAAAAGGTTATGATTGGGTATGGTTAATGGATGATGATGTTATACCTAATGAGGATGCTCTAAAAGAGTTATTAAAAGCCAGCGAAAGGCTACCTAATATCGGTTTTTTATGCAGTAGGGTAATCGGCGAAGATGGTTCATCTATGAACGTCCCAGAAATTGACTTTAGAGTAGGAAATAGTTGTTATCCAGAGTGGGGAAAATATTTAGAAATGGGTATAGTAAAAGTTAAATCTGCCACTTTTGTATCAGTACTCATTAATACAAATGTTATTAGAGATATTGGATTACCAATCAAAGAGATGTTTATTTGGGGAGATGATACAGAGTATACTACAAGAATAACTAATAAATATGAAGGTTATTTAGTAGGTACTAGTGAAGTTTTGCATAAAAGAAAACAGCAAATGGTCTTAAGTATTGTTAGCGAAAAAGAGAAAAATAGAATAAAAAATTATTATTATTCATATAGAAATTTTGTATATATACTTCGTAAACATCATAACAATAAATTACTTATGAAATATATTATCAGAAGTTTAATAGATTGTATTAGGTGCTTGAAATCTGATACTTTCAAGATATAT
- the galE gene encoding UDP-glucose 4-epimerase GalE, whose translation MILVVGGAGYIGSHLVKELVKKEQVIVLDNLSTGHRYLVDERAVFVQGDLGNRADLDAIFEKYPIKAVMHFAANSLVGESVIKPLKYYQNNVAGTLTLLETMLKYNVKNFIFSSTAATYGIPNVEMITEDCPTNPINPDGRSKLMVEQILADFAAAYSLNYVVLRYFNAAGAHESAEIGENHNPETHLIPIVLQHLLGQREKISVFGTDYDTPDGTCIRDYIHVTDLSRAHIFALEALLDGKKKTAIYNLGNGLGYSVKEVIETCERVTGRKAVIEYTDRRPGDPARLVASSQKIYEELGWKAEYSLEDIIASAWKWHSRNVK comes from the coding sequence ATGATTTTAGTCGTTGGCGGTGCCGGTTATATCGGCAGTCATTTAGTGAAAGAATTAGTTAAAAAAGAGCAAGTAATCGTGCTTGATAACTTATCGACTGGTCATCGATATTTAGTCGATGAGCGTGCGGTGTTTGTTCAAGGCGACTTAGGTAATCGAGCGGATCTTGATGCGATTTTTGAAAAATACCCGATTAAGGCCGTCATGCATTTTGCGGCGAACAGCTTAGTTGGCGAATCGGTGATTAAACCACTCAAATATTATCAAAACAATGTTGCAGGGACGTTAACATTGTTAGAAACGATGCTGAAATATAATGTAAAAAACTTTATTTTCTCATCAACAGCAGCAACATATGGGATTCCGAATGTTGAAATGATTACAGAAGATTGCCCAACAAATCCAATTAATCCAGACGGACGTTCAAAATTAATGGTTGAGCAAATTTTAGCGGATTTTGCTGCGGCGTATAGTCTTAACTATGTCGTGCTTCGTTATTTCAACGCGGCTGGAGCGCATGAGTCGGCGGAGATTGGCGAAAACCATAACCCGGAAACTCATTTGATTCCGATTGTTTTACAGCACTTGTTAGGCCAGCGCGAGAAAATTTCTGTCTTTGGTACGGATTATGATACACCGGACGGCACATGCATTCGTGACTACATCCATGTTACCGACCTTTCGCGGGCGCATATATTTGCTTTAGAAGCACTGCTTGACGGCAAAAAGAAAACCGCGATCTACAACCTCGGCAACGGCTTAGGCTATTCCGTTAAAGAAGTAATTGAAACGTGCGAAAGAGTTACAGGCCGTAAAGCCGTTATCGAATACACCGACCGCCGCCCGGGTGACCCGGCCCGCCTTGTCGCATCATCGCAAAAAATTTATGAAGAACTTGGCTGGAAAGCGGAATATTCACTTGAAGACATTATCGCAAGCGCATGGAAATGGCATAGTCGAAATGTTAAGTAA
- a CDS encoding tyrosine-protein phosphatase, which translates to MIDIHCHILPGIDDGARNLEDSIQMAKAAVKEGIQTIIATPHHNNGYYKNTKQRILEKVEELNLSLMKQSIPLHVLPGQEPRIYGEILEDYNQDQILTLCNKGKYLFIELPFNHLPRYTEQLLFDIQMQGLTPIIVHPERNQEIIEQPDLLYNLVKKGALTQVTASSITGHFGKNIKKFSMQLIEANLTHFIASDAHNISNRTFKINEALDEIEKKYGVDMVYLFIENAELLVQGNAVYIEKPKRVKTKKFLGIFK; encoded by the coding sequence ATGATTGATATACATTGTCATATTTTGCCTGGAATTGATGATGGGGCAAGAAATTTAGAAGACAGTATTCAAATGGCGAAAGCTGCTGTTAAAGAAGGGATTCAGACAATCATTGCAACACCTCATCATAACAACGGATATTATAAAAATACGAAACAAAGAATTTTAGAAAAAGTAGAAGAACTAAACCTTTCCTTAATGAAACAATCTATCCCGCTTCATGTGTTGCCCGGCCAAGAACCGAGAATATATGGAGAGATCTTGGAAGATTATAACCAGGATCAAATCTTAACTTTATGTAATAAAGGGAAGTATCTATTTATAGAGCTTCCTTTTAATCATTTACCCCGATATACAGAACAATTGCTGTTCGATATTCAAATGCAAGGTTTGACACCTATTATCGTTCATCCGGAACGAAATCAAGAGATCATCGAACAACCGGACCTATTATACAACCTCGTGAAAAAGGGAGCCTTAACCCAAGTAACCGCTTCTAGTATTACAGGCCACTTCGGGAAAAATATTAAAAAGTTTTCAATGCAATTAATAGAAGCTAACTTAACCCACTTTATCGCTTCAGATGCTCATAATATCTCGAATCGAACATTTAAGATAAACGAAGCATTAGATGAAATTGAAAAAAAATACGGAGTAGACATGGTGTACTTGTTTATAGAAAATGCTGAACTTCTAGTGCAAGGGAATGCCGTCTATATAGAAAAGCCAAAAAGAGTAAAAACGAAAAAGTTTTTAGGGATTTTTAAATAA
- a CDS encoding sugar transferase, protein MPSELAKQHVHTNTPQKISQQQLLDENKFYLTAKRVMDIIGAIVGLILMSLLFFVVAIAIKVEDPKGAVFFSQTRVGKNGKEFKMYKFRSMVSDAEERLKDLLKYNEVTGAMFKMKNDPRVTRVGRFIRKTSIDELPQLWNVLKGDMSLVGPRPPLPREVEKYTEYDRQRLLVTPGCTGLWQISGRSNVGFKEMVELDLQYIRNRSILFDLKIIFKTVLVLFGSKDAF, encoded by the coding sequence ATGCCGTCTGAATTAGCGAAACAGCATGTACATACTAATACACCCCAGAAAATTTCACAGCAACAATTACTAGACGAAAATAAATTTTATTTAACTGCGAAACGGGTGATGGATATCATCGGTGCAATTGTTGGTCTTATTCTTATGAGTTTACTATTTTTTGTTGTAGCTATTGCAATTAAAGTCGAGGATCCAAAAGGAGCTGTTTTCTTTTCTCAAACTCGTGTTGGGAAAAACGGAAAAGAATTTAAAATGTATAAGTTTCGCTCGATGGTTTCTGATGCCGAGGAAAGATTGAAGGATTTATTAAAATATAATGAAGTAACGGGCGCAATGTTTAAAATGAAAAATGATCCTCGAGTGACGAGGGTAGGAAGATTCATCCGCAAAACGAGCATTGACGAACTACCGCAGCTTTGGAACGTTTTAAAAGGGGACATGAGTCTCGTTGGACCGCGTCCTCCTTTACCAAGAGAGGTAGAGAAATATACGGAATATGATAGACAACGCCTCCTTGTGACTCCGGGATGTACAGGCTTATGGCAAATAAGCGGCCGCAGCAATGTCGGCTTTAAAGAAATGGTAGAATTAGATTTACAATATATTCGGAACCGATCCATTCTTTTTGATCTTAAAATTATCTTTAAAACTGTACTTGTTTTATTTGGTTCAAAAGATGCTTTTTAA
- the glf gene encoding UDP-galactopyranose mutase, which yields MFNYIIVGAGFVGSVLAERIATQLNKKVIIIEKRNHIGGNAYDYYNKEGILVHKYGPHIFHTRSKEVWDYLSQFTEWLIYQHHVLGLIDGKKVPIPFNLNTLYEVFPNSLAKKLEEKLIKHFGFNVKIPILKLREVNDDDLQFLANYIYEKIFLNYTIKQWGVKPEDLDPTVTGRVPVYISRDNRYFQDQFQGMPKYGYTKMFENMLDHSYIKILLNTDYKEVIDMNLETGEIKLFDQKFEGKLIYTGPIDYFFNYKHGNLPYRSLNFKFETIDMEQFQEVGTVNYPNNYSFTRITEFKHLTGQKTNKTTIVKEFSQEYDPNKNEPYYPIKNEENLILFKLYKKEADKLDNVIFAGRLAEYQYYDMDAVVAKALKIFKEKIYKEKL from the coding sequence ATGTTTAACTATATTATTGTTGGTGCTGGATTTGTGGGGAGTGTTCTAGCAGAAAGAATAGCAACTCAGCTTAATAAAAAAGTGATTATTATAGAAAAACGGAATCACATTGGTGGAAACGCGTATGATTATTATAATAAAGAAGGAATATTAGTTCATAAGTATGGACCTCATATATTTCACACACGCTCTAAAGAAGTCTGGGATTATCTATCCCAATTTACAGAGTGGTTAATTTATCAACATCATGTATTAGGGTTAATAGATGGTAAGAAAGTACCAATTCCATTTAATTTAAATACTTTATATGAAGTATTCCCAAATAGTTTAGCTAAAAAGCTTGAAGAAAAATTAATTAAGCATTTTGGTTTTAACGTTAAAATCCCAATACTTAAATTAAGAGAAGTAAATGATGATGATCTTCAATTTTTGGCAAACTATATATATGAGAAAATCTTTCTAAACTATACAATTAAACAGTGGGGAGTAAAACCTGAGGACTTAGATCCTACAGTAACAGGAAGAGTCCCTGTTTATATAAGTAGAGATAATAGATATTTTCAGGACCAGTTCCAAGGAATGCCTAAGTATGGTTACACTAAAATGTTTGAAAATATGTTAGATCATTCATATATAAAAATTCTTCTTAATACAGATTATAAAGAGGTTATTGATATGAATCTCGAGACAGGGGAAATAAAGTTATTTGATCAAAAATTTGAAGGAAAATTAATATATACAGGCCCTATTGATTATTTCTTTAATTATAAACATGGAAATCTTCCATATCGTTCTTTAAATTTTAAATTTGAGACAATAGATATGGAACAGTTTCAAGAAGTGGGAACTGTAAATTATCCGAATAATTACAGTTTTACGAGAATTACAGAATTCAAACATTTAACAGGTCAAAAAACAAATAAAACTACAATTGTAAAAGAATTTTCACAGGAATATGACCCTAACAAAAATGAACCATATTATCCGATTAAGAATGAAGAAAATTTAATTTTATTTAAACTTTATAAAAAAGAAGCAGATAAATTAGATAATGTTATTTTTGCTGGCAGATTAGCAGAATACCAGTATTATGATATGGATGCGGTGGTTGCTAAAGCACTTAAAATATTCAAAGAGAAGATATACAAGGAGAAGTTATAG
- a CDS encoding flippase → MSDKKRLFENFISLTILQGANYILPLITFPYLVRILGPEKFGLISFSQAFIQYFILITDYGFNLTATRQISINRNDKKKISQILSSVLTIKLFFMILSLLLLYVTVSLFDKFKYHSYIYFYTFGIVIGNVLFPVWFFQGLEKMKYITVLNISTRLISMLCIFIFIREVSDFKYVPIINSVASILIGCVSIFIVFSKFKVCYSIPSLKMIKEQLIEGWYVFISSIATSLYTISNTFILGLFTNNVIVGYYASGEKLVKAVQGLIQPVSQTIYPYINNLAQQSKERALTFISKIFCGIGIVTFATSLFLFYFSHILVNLVLGTKYEESIIIVKILSFLPFIVGLSNILGIQTMLTFNYKKAFSTILILSSLFNILSAFILVPTFKHIGTATSVLITETIVSMSMLLYLNRKGIRFFGGKQKDV, encoded by the coding sequence ATGTCAGATAAGAAAAGATTGTTCGAAAATTTCATTTCTTTAACAATTCTGCAAGGTGCAAATTATATTCTTCCTTTAATTACATTCCCTTATCTTGTAAGGATATTGGGACCCGAAAAGTTTGGTTTAATATCTTTCTCACAAGCTTTTATTCAATATTTCATTTTAATTACAGATTATGGATTCAATTTAACGGCTACAAGGCAGATTTCAATAAATAGAAATGATAAGAAGAAAATTTCTCAGATTTTGTCTAGTGTTCTAACAATTAAGTTATTTTTTATGATTCTTAGCCTTCTATTATTGTATGTAACAGTATCTTTATTTGATAAATTCAAGTATCATTCTTATATTTACTTTTATACTTTTGGAATAGTTATTGGCAATGTTCTCTTTCCTGTTTGGTTTTTTCAAGGTTTAGAGAAAATGAAATATATTACGGTTCTAAATATAAGTACTCGATTAATCTCTATGTTATGTATTTTTATTTTTATAAGGGAAGTTAGTGATTTTAAATATGTTCCTATAATCAATTCTGTCGCTTCTATATTAATAGGATGTGTATCAATATTTATCGTATTTAGTAAATTTAAAGTGTGTTACTCTATTCCTTCTTTAAAAATGATTAAAGAGCAGTTAATAGAGGGATGGTATGTGTTTATTTCTTCAATAGCTACCAGTCTTTATACGATAAGCAATACGTTTATCCTAGGATTGTTCACCAATAATGTGATTGTGGGATATTATGCCTCAGGTGAGAAATTAGTAAAAGCCGTACAAGGATTAATTCAGCCTGTTTCGCAAACAATTTACCCCTATATTAATAATTTAGCTCAACAATCAAAAGAAAGGGCTTTGACTTTTATAAGCAAAATTTTTTGTGGAATAGGAATTGTGACTTTTGCTACCTCACTTTTTCTATTTTACTTCTCTCATATCTTAGTTAACCTTGTTTTAGGGACAAAATATGAAGAATCGATTATTATAGTGAAAATTCTTTCTTTTTTACCTTTTATTGTTGGTTTGAGTAACATATTAGGTATTCAAACAATGTTAACTTTTAACTATAAAAAAGCTTTTTCAACTATTTTAATTTTATCAAGTTTATTTAATATTTTATCAGCTTTTATCTTAGTTCCAACTTTTAAACATATCGGAACCGCAACCTCTGTGCTTATTACTGAAACCATTGTTTCTATGTCTATGCTTTTATATTTAAATAGAAAAGGAATTAGATTTTTTGGAGGTAAACAAAAGGATGTTTAA
- a CDS encoding CpsD/CapB family tyrosine-protein kinase translates to MVLKNKKKALLQHKRKLITKLNPKSPISEQYRTIRTNIQFSSIDKEIRSLIVTSPGPGEGKTTTIANLAVVFAQQGKTVLLIDADMRKPTVHYTFNLMNTIGLTNVLTRQMDLMEAVVQTDEKKLYVLPSGPIPPNPAELLGSKAMDEFLERVYEEFDVVLFDTPPILAVTDAQIMANRCDGTILVVSSGKTEIEQAIKAKEMLQAANARILGVVLNNKKVKGNQYYYYYGGK, encoded by the coding sequence TTGGTTCTTAAAAATAAGAAAAAAGCTCTTTTACAACATAAACGCAAATTAATTACAAAACTAAATCCTAAGTCGCCTATTTCGGAACAATATAGAACCATCCGAACGAACATCCAGTTTTCTTCTATTGATAAAGAAATCCGCTCATTAATAGTTACGTCTCCTGGACCTGGAGAGGGAAAAACGACTACAATTGCAAACCTGGCTGTTGTCTTTGCTCAACAGGGAAAAACCGTTCTCTTGATCGATGCAGATATGCGGAAACCAACTGTCCACTATACCTTTAATTTAATGAATACCATTGGTCTGACAAATGTATTAACAAGACAAATGGATTTGATGGAAGCTGTTGTTCAAACAGATGAAAAAAAACTTTATGTTTTACCGAGCGGCCCAATCCCTCCAAACCCGGCAGAATTATTAGGATCAAAAGCAATGGATGAGTTTTTAGAAAGAGTATATGAGGAATTTGATGTTGTTCTGTTTGATACACCACCTATTTTAGCAGTGACAGACGCGCAAATTATGGCAAATCGTTGTGACGGGACAATCCTCGTCGTTTCAAGCGGAAAGACAGAGATTGAACAAGCAATAAAGGCAAAAGAGATGCTGCAGGCTGCAAATGCCAGAATTCTGGGTGTAGTATTAAATAATAAAAAAGTAAAAGGCAACCAATATTACTATTATTACGGCGGGAAATAA